In Mangifera indica cultivar Alphonso chromosome 7, CATAS_Mindica_2.1, whole genome shotgun sequence, the genomic window GAAATCAAACATAAATCACATTTAGTGCTACTAAAGCAAATATCAGTATTCCCAAATACTTATTCCAGAAGTCAGGCATAGCTACTGCAAAATAACCATATTATTTGTTCAGCTTATCTAGCAGGAGCGAACAACAGAAAGTATTCTTTTTCACcctaaattgaaaaagaaaagccaAAATAGAGTGAAATTCACTCTATTTTTAGCAGGCTTTCTTTGTTCTCACCTTAGAGCTAAAAGACCTGAGCCCTCTTTGCCACTGCTTCCCTGCCTAGGAACTCAGGTTTGAATTTCTTCCTTTTCAGTATTTTGTTCTGTTGTCTGTTTTGACAACAGAACAAAACTGTAttaatggataatattttattggatGTTTTGGATTGTCTGAAATATTTAAATGTGCTGACCATCACCTTGACAAGTTACAATGCTCTTAGAAGACCTTTAAGCTCAGTTAGGTTACCGAGTTGTACCAAATCTCTTCTACTTAAAGGCTTTCATGAGTCAACTGCATTAAATATTTCAGATCTAGCAGCTCTCAAGCATCtttatatattagattttaatGACTGTTGGTGGTAGGAGATTAAGAATGTACAAAAAATATGGGAATCATATGTTTTCAACAACCTTTGCATAGTAAAGATGTTTTCTTGCGATTCATTGAGGGATTTGACATGGACTGTTTTTATTCCAAACCTCAGATGTCTTCATGTAGGCTCGTCTTGCAATTGAAGAAATTATCAATGTTGAAAGATTGGTTGAAGTTGCTGAGATGACATTAGATCCAATCCCTTTTCAAAATCTCTAATTTCTTAGATTTATTACTCTAAAGAATTTGAAGAGCATCTTTGGGAAGGTGCTGCCCTTTTCACAtctaaagaaaattaaagtacTCTACTGCCCAAAGCTTAAGAAGCTACCACTTGACTCAAATAGTGAAGAGGAACATAAAGATGGtggaaaaaagattttttttttttaaacctaatttaactttaacaatCCCAGGAGTTTGTATTATTAAAggtctctgtgtgtgtgtgtgtatcaaTCAAATTCTCGATACTGCTATTTTCCAGTTGTTTATCTTGTCATTTGTCATGGATATGTCATGTTGTTTAATCTCTTCCCTTGAGGCATTTCTTATCCTCATTAACAAAACGAAAAAGGCtgtattgaattataatttcacAACTTATCCAATTCAATGTCTTCTTCCGTGTACCAAACAAGCCCTAAAAGTAATTAAGCAGTGAAAGATATGgtattattatgttaattacTACATCACTTGGGATACTACTAGGAAAAGGAAGTATTACTCTTGCTTAAAATCTGTACATATAGATACACAGATAAATGTTGCTTTAAAAACagcagaagaaaagaaaagttataAAGGCTTACCGGAGTTTTTCCTAGGAATGTAATAGGCTCAACATTGGGTCCAAGAGCAAAAGCAAATCCACACAACGCATAAGCTGATTTATCTTCATATGCCATCAACAAGTTGTTCAGACCTAGAACAAGTGAAATACACACAGATGAGTGACTGaagaattgatataaatatgggaagaaaggaaaacaaaaatgcTAGTTACTACCTTCATGACCAATCTTCTGCAGGAACCACTTGCTGTATCAtgtaaaaattacattaaataataacataagaAACCAAGAAATACTGTAataatataaaggaaaaaaaagagtgAACTAGATGTAAGTATTTCATGTGGAAGAAAGATAGAGGAAGAGAGGGTATAGCACTCCCCATACATTAACCTTCTACATTAATTTATTGGCTTCATAGGAAGTGGCACTTCAGTCAAAGCCAATACATGCCATCCACAAATAGCATAACTcataataacaacaaataacTAAAGATTTATCTATATTTTGTTTCAGTTCATTTTATATCTGGATGAAACAAAGTTTTATGGGTTATAAATTAGAAAAGTATATGTGAATAACCTTCAAaggaaatgaaatatatattatagaagAATTTGACAATTATAATGTAGCAAGATAACATGTTTTCTAAGCTTTCATTATcatcatagtttatagcatggaGAAAAAAATGCAACTAAAAAAAGACGAAAAGGATATCTTCTCAATTAAAGGATAGAAGGATATCCAAAAATAGGTACAACATAGGCAGATTCCCTACTGCAGTCTCGCAGACAACTTAAAACTCAAGCATTGCAAATAACTTTCTAAAAACCTCCTTAAAGCATGGCATAACTAAGAAACTTAGAACTTCTAAACCTAAGCCACCATGACATATTTAAAATGGAATAAAATCTAGAGTCTTTTAAAACCTTGTTGAAACTTTGAGATCATGTAACTACAAGAGTCATGATCTAATGAATAAATATGAACtgaaaaatattcttataaaaaatccaaatagtAGAGATAAATTCAGAAATGGTTATGTTCCacaaatatgtaatttttaccAGCAAGAACAATCTGACACAGGGGTACCAGATGAACAGTTTTTCTTAGGGTCCACCAAACAttggataatgaaaaaaaagaacatCCTAAAAGAATTACAAGTTCACAGCATTTACAATCTCAATTAAAGTTTTGTATAAAGATAAGCAAAAGCGAGTGCAAATCATTACTCAAACTTTTGCTATTAAGAATCCCAAGACATCTACTGTATTGCTGTGGCACTTTGGAGGACCAGAGGAGAGAATTAATggcaaaatgatgaaaaattcaCAATAATTGATCATATAAGGAATTTCACAAGAAACAACCATTTTGTTCTGTGATTTAATCAATAGTTAAGATTACACCTTATGCCACAAAACAGAAGAATCAAACCTGCTTTCATAGCTGGGAAGAACATTAAGACCAAAGAAATGATAGCAGTGATAAATTTAACcatcaaaaaccctaaaaaaatatGTCACCATGCAAGTGTAAGCATTATGTCTTCCATGTCTAGTATTCAATCAGATAGTTAAGCTCAAGGACAATTGTGCATTTCTCTAATAACAAGGACACCAATATAGTGTAAGCTATGGAGTCATTAGATAACTGTTCATGCTCTAATGTTGAcaatacaaaaacataaaaatcacAAGAGCTTTCCTTTAATCTGGTACAGTTGTAGAGAAGGCCaaagaaattctaaattttatagtATGAATCCACCTTGACTAATTGAGAGAGAATTAAAGCATGCAAAGGTAGAAACCtatatttaaaatgttgaaCATTCACCACAAAAACTGCACAAAATATTTTGCAGAGTTAATTCATATAAACACAAACAAATACAGTAATACACTATCTTAGAAACATTATAAGTAACAAGAAGAGCAAATAAATTTACTTGTTTATTGTGGAATTCATAAAGTTGGGGGAGAGTTTCCCCTTAAAAACAGATTTTTTCTTGACAAAAGTGAGATACAAATAGCAGAGTTGAAATCAAATAGATTTATGGTTAAAATATTAATGGCCAACTTAGACTAGCAAACTTCAAACTGCGCATCCAAACTTCACTTTTCAGAAGATTTGAATTTTACTTTGAaatgtgaaaaagaaaagagaaggtaTGTTGCATCTTATACTAAAATGTAAGGAACGGTTTTTAAGCATCAATCAAACCCATTGCTCAtcaatttttagataatttcaCTTTCATGATTCCGATCCTATAGTAATGCCAAAATCTCCCAAATGAAGTGAATACAAAAACTTGAATATAGAGAGTAACATTAGCAGATCACCtccaaacaaaaacaagaataaaatgCAAACTTACATGTAAGGCcctgcaaagaaaaaaaaaaaacaagatgaaTGTCATTTGACAGCCTAAAAAGCTTGCGACCTAAAGTGGTTTTGTACAGAGCATAAATTATGAGACAAAAAGAAGACATACCGGGAAGACCCTTTAAGGCATTAAAGCAGAGGCAAGTATCTTCCACCAGCACCGGTCCATTCACCTGctcattcattcaataaaaagatCTAATTTTTACTGTCTTACGTACACAAAAAACAATGGGTATTAAtgttatgtataaaattatagtaCCTGAATAGCAGCCAAACGAGCCTTCTCTTTGGAGATATCCTCAGGTTCGCCTTGCAATTCAGGTACTTccaaacaaatattataataaattagagagAGGGcaacaaaaatgataaaaagtaaatatatgCATAGAGTGAGAGAGTCGTTGTTACAGTCAAGCTTGAGAGACTGGAAGGGAATGGATTGGCCCAAGATGGCTTTGACTTCCTCAAGCTTCTTGGCATTCCCGGTCACGAAAGTCACCGGCCGTGATAATACAATTCCTGGTGCTCTCGCCGCCGACATCGGGTCTATAATCAAGCGAATGCGAGTTCCTCCTCTgttataagaatataaaaaataatttattatcgaTATGTGTACagtacttttgtttttttttctactagatttacaatttttttaatataatttaaatatttataatattaaattatatataaaatatatatatacacataattttattattttttaattaaaaaaataacgatAGAAAAGGTGTATGATAGCCATTCGTTATCAGAATACTAATCTAGTGATGTTGTCAAGTAAATTTGGGCAAGTCATATTGCccaattttttgttgaaatgatgAAACTATTCTTAATACAAGTAACATTATAAGCACTAATTagatattttcaaataaaaaattgatttgatgtgACATTACAGCGAGATGGCTGATGAAAAAACAacgaatatataaataacacattAATCGATGTAAATTTCAATAggtataatataaatatcaaattattaatatatttttattaatttataaagttATCAGTTagacatttgaaaattataaaaccctaattaaattataaaattatcacttaCATTtgtaaactctaaaatttttcgacgagtaaagagaaaataatcaaatcaactaTAGTAAGAGATAAATAACCTTTAGTATATATGAAAAAGACAAGAGCACTGTGAGAAGAGAGATACGAGGAATGCATGATCACTATCAATAATAAATCCTAGTTGATTGAGacacaacaaaaaaatttagataaaacaCAATCaccaatgataataaaaaaaatattgacattGTTAGAAGTTAATATGACTTTTGAAAAACCAATTAAGAGTGTATTAAAAAGAGATGACTAGTGACAAAGAAGGTTGAAAGgattgagaaataaaaaaaagaaaagggagaaaataaaaaatggaaataataagggagaaatgcaaaaataaaaacaaaaatgagaaaaaaataaaataaaataatctatacaaaataacctttttgtttttttacttaacaaaatttactaaGATAAGTAGATAATGagtaaaaaattagattttttgaatttaaaagatgaaaatgtaCTGTTTCATCAATTCTAGGTTGGAATATAACCATTttgcttaaatttatttataataattttatacttaattttgtaCATGATACAAGGAGCATGGTCCATTCCAGGCCCATTTCGTAAGGGAAAATTCTATAACCACTACAATTTCAAGTGCTTATATGACCGGCCATCTTGGGCCTTTATCTTGTAAAACATGATGCAAATGACACACTAGGACTTACATATAATGAGAGTCATGTCTGAATATTGGATCACAGCCTTCCGATTTTCATTCCACCCGACTCAACATTGGATCACTTTATAAATAAAGCTTCCATTTGAAGCATTTATTGAAAGGATATGGTTAATTATTTTCTCCTTAGGTGTTATTGTAATCTAATCCTCCTctcaaaacaaaacattaaataaaaggCTTGTGACAGAAACAAAACGTGGTGTAGATTCCATTGGGGAAATTCCCAAGGCCACCACCCTCAAAGCAGGGGCCTCTCTACTGCACCCAGCTGTGCCGTTTacctttttttatattattaaatatttatttatgtccCCTTTATAGTCCTAAAGTTCGactataatttaacaatttctttttattttatatattatttattgtccATTGACagacaaaacaaatataaatagattCAAGAGGGGACTTGTTTTTGCTAGGGGAAATTAGTGTTTAGAAAAGTTATACTTCTGAAAGTCACGTGATATGGCCTCAAAATCAGGGATGTGTTGTGTGTAAAGCTCCGAAAGTCTTCAATATTAATTAGTTTTCTCACTTGccttattttgtttgtttgtaattgtttcttttatgattttagaaTGTGTGATCCACCTATTtcatttagtaataaaattatgtgtataaataattatatattattatttaattaaatattattttatttttaatttttaattatttaattatatgataatacattgttattatatacaaaattatgtataaaaattatgagtataaaaCTACTCttcatttaatttcttagaCCTCTCCTTGCCACATGATTTTCTCACCTTTGCCTTATTATCATTCTCTACGTATATATGCAATTTCAACTCTTCTTTACCTCCTTTATTTGGGTAGTTAATTGAAGTAGTCTTATTTGAGGGAGTGTCTACAAAATAAATCAACATTATGTAGGTTATATAGATATGGCCACTAGAACGAAGTTGAACAAATTTACTTGATATATAAAAGATGTTTCGACAAAAGTTGATTTATATTCAACTTGAATGCTCGATGAAATTAGagaatttttgataaaaaatcactcctttaataattttttttttttgaaaatgagtttgaaGTTTAATATAAAGtgtttaatacttttattttaaagaattcCTGTGGTTGAGAGGCTTCATTCATCTTATTGCTTTAGAGTGTACATGATTTGCGAGCATATAATAAGGATATGGGAAGCTCATAGGTAGTCAAAAGAAGTTATTCCACAATATATGTTTCAATGTTTTTCTAGAGGTCGAGGAGTAGTGATTTAGTGCTATATGCAACCTTTTTTTGCTCATTTGACAAATTACATGGGGATTCTAGTTctaagttttaattttggttaaaaGGAGTTTATGTCTACATAAACCTGTTGGAGTTTGATGATCATGGGATTGACATTTAGTCATTGCATTGATGTCCAATGCTGTTAATATTAGAAGTGAATCAAATTAAAGAGATATACTTTTCAATAAACGATTATGTTACCTTTGGTgactttctttttgttttcaagaTAAGTTAATGAGGGAAGTCGTCATTAATTTTGCTAACTAAATTTCCTGCAAGGATTGTTGGATATATATGAGGTGAAGCAAGGTCATATAGAGGAAATGTTATAGGGAATAAAAAATCCTATTTTTAAAAGATCGTATGTTGGTTGAATAACTACaaagatcaattttttatacacaattgaCTTGTTATTACAATTACTTtggataataaattttcattttttaaatttaaaataattatatttttatttcattatttatgcTAACTGattgttttttttcataaaaagataaaaatattattttaacataaatttaaaaaacaacaatcatacaaaattatttaaagtataaatttTCTCCTATtacaatataaacatatttctattttttcatttttttaatatcgtctctttctcttcttctccatTCATTTATTTCtcataaatatcaatttaatctGTTCCTCTCTCTCACTCATCTCCTATTaccttttcctcttcttcttccactcatttattttaataaatatcaatttctcTAATCTTTCACTCATTTCTTATTACCCATCTTCTCCCAATCATTTCTTTCTAATAAATGAATGACAATCATTCTCTTCTTCTCGTTCATTTTCCATTAACATCCCTTCCCTGGTTTTCTTCCACGGTTCcactctttttatttatttttaaataaatgacatttttttttttcttcaactcattttttattttcaaataaatgtaGATCTAGACTTGTTAGAAAATTTCCCTAAGAAATTGaacaattaaaagaataatgGGAGAAATGACGATAGGAGAAAGACAACCGATAataaaagtgattaaaaaaataattgttgacaattaatagtaaaaataatagaataatagtgatatttttgtaaatttaataaatttaaagatgtgttgataataaaaaattataataaatgatgagacattttatcattttataaatgaagcataaaatataaatttactttaaaactgaataaaattcattaaagaaAGCGAATGTGGAgtgaaaaattaagattttttaaattaaaaaagtgagAATTTATTATCTCATCAAtccttggatggaaaataggaTTGGATCTAAGTTGAGTTAGTTTTATCTTAAAAGTaagattgattcaaatttaaattgaaagaattaattcgtttttaaaatcaaattaaactcaaattagatGAAGTTTGACTCAACACGAGTCATGAGCTTAgaaatggtttgatttgattcaaacttgatttgaatcggattatgtcaaataatttttaaaataatattgttttattaatgaattacaAACTTAACtgataaattgaaattatagatTTTAGCAATGAATTtaagcaaaattattttttatatgaatcaaatttaaattatctttaattttaactaatcaaatttgaaacgaaattaaattaaattatttttattaaacttaaaactcaaattaaaagttGTTTGAATCCGGCTATCCTCTCGCGATTTTACGGATATCCAACCACAGTGGAAATTAATTACccaaaagaaagggaaaaaataaaataccattGGCCTATTTATCTTCTTTCGACCATCCTTGATCGAAATCAAATGCCACGCATACCTCCTTCAGCGGCGCGTGTTCCACGCATTGCCAATGAAATTGTATTACACTAGGTTTAAGGAGGCCAAGCACGCTTGGGAGGCACGGCTTGCGGAAACAGCAATCCACCATCATCTTCTTCACCACCCTCTCTGAAAAACATAAATCTGCATTCACACAGTAAtaccaattaaaatcaaaatcaggGCATCACTCAGAGATGGTCTAATATCTTGCTGGCATgcattattatcatattttataggttgaaaataaaataaacccatCTACTAATTTAATATTAGTGATACCATTAATGGCTGGCGAAATTTTTCTGTAAAATCCTATCAGGATTGATTCATATTAGCAATAGATTTTAGTGTTGGTTCAGTTACATAACAGGCCAAACTCTATGTAATGTAACTGATAAACAACATTTATTCCTCTGTAATCAGGGAtgtattttctcttatttcataTGGGGAAGCTGTGGTTCGCCCAAAACACGTAACAAAATAACACATGATAACCATATATGTCCATAGATAGTTAACCTCTTAATTTGGTATATAAATGATCCAAATATTTCaccattttctcaaaatttcttgaaaaaatttgGAATATGTACAAGCTTGAAGTTAAAGGCTAATTAAGAAGTTGCCAAGCAATAATGGGTTCCAGAGAGGAGAGTAACTGAAACTAGAAAGCTTCCAAAATGAGCAAAATGGGGAACAGAGAACAGCTCAGAGTCTGTTTatgcaataaaaataatctctgctcatttttttcttctgccTGAGAAACATAGTTGAACAAATTAGTTGTGTAAATGAAGGCAGAGGCTGAGTCTCTTCGTCCCTGCGCGTGAACCCATGTAGCGATATCtctgtattaaaaaaatataaatgtgcagaaagaagaaatatatataaattaagagaGAGGCATCCAAGGAGTGGTGTGGTGGTGGAGGTGGGAGGTTCAGTTTTTTTGTTGATCTCAAGGCGCTGGTTTTACTTTTGTTTAATGTTTTACTTTGTTTAAGTGTGTGTTTTCTGTTTTTCGAGTTGCTGGttgtttgagttttgagttCAAAACAAGCAAGAAATATATTCAGCAGCACGGAGAAAGAGAGCAAACCAGCAAAAAACCTCAATGATGCAAACCCGAGAAGGAAACTTTGGAATTTGAGGCAAATGTCGATGATCAGCTCGAGGCAgtccttcttcttctccttctcatTCTATTATCTCTCttctttgcctttctttttcttcttcgcTCTTATTCTCTCTACTCTCTTAACTGTTGCATCTCAAAACCATGAAGCCTCCATTCTCTTTTCATGGCTACACTCTTCTGCTTCACCACCATTATCTTCTTTCTCCAACTGGAACATTCTTGATGCTAACCCATGCAACTGGACCTCCATCACTTGTTCTTCACGGGGGTTTGTCACTGAAATCGCTATGCAGTCTGTTCCTCTTCAACTACCGATACCAACCAATATCTCCTCTTTTCGCTCTCTCCGTAAACTTGTCATTTCTGATGCTAATCTCACTGGAACTATCCCGGTTGATATTGGTGATTGTGTTGAACTTAAAGTTCTTGACTTTAGCTCAAACAGTCTGGTGGGTTCCATCCCTTCAAGTCTTGGCAAGCTACAGAACCTTGAAGACTTGATCTTGAACTCTAATCAGCTTACTGGGAAAATCCCGGTTGACTTATGTGACTGTAGAAACATGAGGAATCTACTGCTTTTTGATAATCGCCTAGGCGGGAATGTGCCTCCTGAGTTAGGGAAATTATCAAATCTTGAAGTGCTTAGAGCTGGAGGGAACAAGGACTTTGTGGGGAATATTCCAGATGAGCTCGGTGATTGCAGCAATTTGACTGTTTTGGGATTGGCTGATACAAGTGTTTCAGGTTCTTTACCAGCTTCACTGGGTAAACTAAGCAAGCTACAAACATTGTCCATATATACTACAATGATCTCTGGTGAGATTCCTCCCTCTATAGGTAACTGTTCTGAGCTTGTAAATTTATTTCTGTATGAAAACAGTCTCTCAGGATCAATTCCTCCAGAGATAAGTAAACTTCAGAAGCTTGAAAAGTTGTTTCTGTGGCAAAATAGTCTTACTGGGTTTATCCCAGAAGAGATTGGTAATTGTAGTAGCTTAAAGATGATTGATCTCTCTTTAAATTTCCTATCTGGGACTATACCATTGAGTTTAGGAGGCCTTTTGGAACTGGAAGAGTTTATGATTAGTGATAACAATGTGTCTGGTTCTATACCTTCCAATCTATCCAATGCTACAAATCTCTTACAGTTGCAACTAGATACAAATCAGATTTCAGGTTTGATCCCTCCAGAACTTGGGAAGCTGTCAAAGCTCACTGTATTTTTTGCCTGGCAGAACCAACTTGAAGGAAGCATTCCCTCAAGTTTGGCTAGTTACACCCATCTACAAGCTCTAGACTTGTCTCACAATTCACTCACTGGAGTCATTCCTGCTGGTTTGTTTCAGCTTCAAAACCTCACTAAACTTCTCTTGATTGCCAATGACATTTCTGGTTCTATACCAACAGAAATTGGCAATTGCAGCTCTCTTGTGCGGTTGAGGCTTGGAAATAATCGCATTGCTGGTGGGATTCCACGAGAAATTGGGGGTCTCAAGAGACTAAATTTTCTTGATCTATCAAGCAACCGCCTTTCTGGGTTAGTCCCTGATGGGATTGGCGATTGCACAGAACTGCAAATGATAGACATCAGCAACAACACTTTACAGGGTCCCCTGCCTAACTCATTGTCATCACTATCTGGTCTACAAGTCCTGGATGTTTCAGTTAATCAATTTGGGGGCCAGATTCCAGCAAGCTTGGGGCGCCTTGTGTCATTGAATAAGCTAATTCTGTCCAAGAACTCCTTCTCTGGAGTGATACCTTCATCTCTTGGCCTCTGTTCAAATCTCCAATTGCTTGATCTAAGCGACAATGGGCTAACTGGTAGCATCCCAGAGGAGCTTGGTCAAATGGAAGCCCTTGAAATAGCTCTCAACCTCAGCTACAATGGACTCACTGGGCCAATTCCGGCTCAGATATCTGCTCTGACTAAGCTTTCGATCTTAGACCTTTCACATAACAAGCTTATGGGGAATTTGGTTGCACTTGCAGAGCTAGATAATCTTGTGTTGCTGA contains:
- the LOC123220696 gene encoding LRR receptor-like serine/threonine-protein kinase RGI1; the encoded protein is MSMISSRQSFFFSFSFYYLSSLPFFFFFALILSTLLTVASQNHEASILFSWLHSSASPPLSSFSNWNILDANPCNWTSITCSSRGFVTEIAMQSVPLQLPIPTNISSFRSLRKLVISDANLTGTIPVDIGDCVELKVLDFSSNSLVGSIPSSLGKLQNLEDLILNSNQLTGKIPVDLCDCRNMRNLLLFDNRLGGNVPPELGKLSNLEVLRAGGNKDFVGNIPDELGDCSNLTVLGLADTSVSGSLPASLGKLSKLQTLSIYTTMISGEIPPSIGNCSELVNLFLYENSLSGSIPPEISKLQKLEKLFLWQNSLTGFIPEEIGNCSSLKMIDLSLNFLSGTIPLSLGGLLELEEFMISDNNVSGSIPSNLSNATNLLQLQLDTNQISGLIPPELGKLSKLTVFFAWQNQLEGSIPSSLASYTHLQALDLSHNSLTGVIPAGLFQLQNLTKLLLIANDISGSIPTEIGNCSSLVRLRLGNNRIAGGIPREIGGLKRLNFLDLSSNRLSGLVPDGIGDCTELQMIDISNNTLQGPLPNSLSSLSGLQVLDVSVNQFGGQIPASLGRLVSLNKLILSKNSFSGVIPSSLGLCSNLQLLDLSDNGLTGSIPEELGQMEALEIALNLSYNGLTGPIPAQISALTKLSILDLSHNKLMGNLVALAELDNLVLLNISYNNFTGYLPDKKLFRELSPSELAGNEGLCSSSRNSCFLSDVGRAGLAGNENDARCSRKLKVAIALLITLTVAMAIMGTLALIRARRTIRDADESELGDSWPWQFIPFQKLNFSVEQVLRCLVDANVIGKGCSGVVYRADMENGEVIAVKKLWPTTMAATNGRNDEKSGVRDSFSAEIRTLGSIRHKNIVRFLGCCWNRNTRLLMYDYMPNGSLGSLLHERTGNSLEWKLRYQILLGAAQGLAYLHHDCVPPIVHRDIKANNILIGLEFEPYIADFGLAKLVDDGDFARSSNTVAGSYGYIAPEYGYMMKITEKSDVYSYGVVVLEVLTGKQPIDPTIPDGDHVVDWVRQKRGGIEVLDPSLLSCPEAEIDEMMQALGVALLCINSSPDERPTMKDVAAMLKEIKHEREEYAKVDVLLKGSPATDFQDNRNLSRIPAPSSSKQQSFHLKSNNTSFSVSSLLYSSSPSTKMSFK
- the LOC123219970 gene encoding inosine triphosphate pyrophosphatase; protein product: MSAARAPGIVLSRPVTFVTGNAKKLEEVKAILGQSIPFQSLKLDLPELQGEPEDISKEKARLAAIQVNGPVLVEDTCLCFNALKGLPGPYIKWFLQKIGHEGLNNLLMAYEDKSAYALCGFAFALGPNVEPITFLGKTPGKIVPPRGPNDFGWDPIFQPDGYEQTYAEMPKEEKNKISHRFKALAMVKTHFAEAGYTFQIDTST